The following coding sequences lie in one Treponema socranskii subsp. buccale genomic window:
- a CDS encoding glycine hydroxymethyltransferase: MASPLENYLTSCNGKPNAAMASYVANLQQTAAVAPEIASSVVKELETQRAHLKLVASENYCSLAVQSAMGNLLTDKYAEGYPEHRYYGGCENIDAVESCAAREAEKLFGADYAYVQPHSGCDANLVAYWAILNHTIEMPTLESLGVKSVSDLTEAQWEELRKRFGSQRLMGLDYYSGGHLTHGYRMNVSAKMFESVPYTVDKETGLLDYDAIEKQAMEVKPLILLAGFSAYPRKIDFKRFREIADKCGAVLMVDMAHFAGLVAGKVFTGDYDPVAFADIVTSTTHKTLRGPRGALVLCKREFIDDVNKGCPMVLGGPLGNIIAAKAVSFKEALTSEYREYAHNIVKNACALAKECAALGMKLQTGGTDNHLMLIDVTTYGLTGRQAEAAMFQCGVTLNANSLPFDKNGPWWTSGIRVGTPGITTLGMTEADMKEVASIIDSVLKGTKPGMTKDGKPAKGKIVLDPAVQEKAKGRVQALLAKHVLYPELDLAFLKKEFVG, encoded by the coding sequence ATGGCAAGTCCTTTGGAAAATTACCTTACATCGTGCAACGGAAAACCGAACGCCGCGATGGCCTCTTACGTCGCAAATTTGCAGCAGACGGCGGCGGTCGCACCCGAAATCGCATCGAGCGTCGTCAAAGAGCTCGAAACGCAGAGAGCGCACTTAAAACTCGTCGCAAGCGAAAATTACTGTTCGCTCGCCGTGCAATCTGCGATGGGAAATCTCCTCACCGATAAGTATGCCGAAGGCTATCCCGAACACCGTTATTACGGCGGCTGCGAAAATATCGATGCGGTCGAGTCCTGCGCGGCGAGGGAAGCCGAAAAACTTTTCGGCGCGGATTACGCGTATGTGCAGCCGCACTCGGGCTGCGATGCGAACCTCGTCGCCTATTGGGCGATTCTCAATCATACAATCGAAATGCCGACGCTTGAATCGCTCGGCGTAAAAAGCGTGTCGGATTTGACGGAAGCGCAGTGGGAAGAACTGCGCAAACGATTCGGCTCGCAGCGTCTCATGGGACTCGATTATTATTCGGGCGGGCATCTCACGCACGGATACCGCATGAACGTTTCGGCAAAGATGTTCGAAAGCGTTCCGTACACGGTCGACAAAGAAACGGGGCTCCTCGACTACGACGCGATTGAAAAGCAGGCGATGGAAGTAAAACCGCTCATTTTGCTCGCAGGCTTTTCCGCTTACCCGCGCAAAATCGATTTCAAACGGTTTCGCGAAATCGCGGACAAGTGCGGCGCCGTACTCATGGTCGACATGGCACACTTCGCGGGTCTCGTTGCAGGCAAAGTGTTTACCGGGGATTACGATCCGGTAGCCTTTGCGGATATCGTCACATCGACGACGCACAAAACGCTGCGCGGCCCGCGGGGAGCGCTCGTGCTTTGCAAAAGAGAATTCATCGACGACGTAAACAAGGGCTGTCCGATGGTTTTAGGCGGCCCGCTCGGAAATATCATCGCGGCAAAAGCGGTCTCGTTCAAAGAAGCGCTTACGAGCGAATACCGCGAATACGCGCACAATATCGTCAAAAATGCGTGCGCTCTCGCAAAAGAATGCGCTGCACTCGGCATGAAACTGCAGACGGGCGGTACGGATAATCACCTCATGCTCATAGATGTGACCACTTACGGACTGACCGGACGGCAGGCGGAAGCGGCGATGTTTCAGTGCGGCGTTACGCTCAATGCAAACTCGCTTCCTTTCGACAAAAACGGCCCGTGGTGGACGAGCGGTATACGGGTGGGTACTCCGGGCATCACGACGCTCGGCATGACGGAAGCCGATATGAAAGAAGTCGCTTCGATCATCGATTCGGTGCTGAAAGGAACGAAGCCCGGCATGACAAAAGACGGAAAACCCGCAAAAGGAAAAATCGTCCTCGATCCCGCCGTGCAGGAAAAAGCGAAAGGGCGAGTGCAAGCGCTCCTCGCAAAGCATGTGCTTTATCCCGAACTCGATCTCGCGTTTTTGAAAAAAGAATTCGTCGGATAA